A region of uncultured Desulfobacter sp. DNA encodes the following proteins:
- a CDS encoding phosphoribosylaminoimidazolesuccinocarboxamide synthase, with amino-acid sequence MSIIPGTEYEGLPLIRQGKVRDIFDTGDALLMVTTDRLSAFDVVLPDPIPDKGKVLNQISVFWFKQMESIIKNHIISTDVNDYPAQFHKYKDKLEGRSMLVKKAQPMAVECIVRGYISGSGWKSYQSEGHVCNIKLPRGLKESDKLETPLFTPSTKAEIGDHDINIGFDEAVNILGKEIAEKLRDLSLEIYNRGAALALEKGIIIADTKFEFGLLDGEIILIDEILTPDSSRFWPLDDYEPGRGQKSFDKQTVRDWLTNSGWGKTPPGPKLPQEIIDNTSKTYKEIFTRLTGKSI; translated from the coding sequence TTGAGCATTATACCCGGAACAGAATATGAAGGTCTGCCACTGATCAGACAGGGAAAGGTCAGGGACATTTTTGATACGGGCGATGCCCTGCTCATGGTGACCACTGACCGGCTTTCTGCCTTTGACGTGGTGCTTCCCGACCCCATTCCGGACAAGGGCAAGGTGTTGAATCAGATTTCCGTGTTCTGGTTCAAACAGATGGAAAGCATCATTAAAAATCATATCATCAGTACCGATGTAAATGATTATCCGGCGCAGTTTCATAAATATAAAGATAAACTTGAAGGCCGCAGCATGCTGGTGAAAAAAGCCCAGCCCATGGCTGTGGAGTGTATCGTAAGGGGCTATATTTCAGGGTCAGGCTGGAAATCCTACCAATCCGAAGGCCATGTATGCAATATCAAACTTCCCCGGGGCCTCAAGGAGTCCGACAAGCTTGAGACGCCCTTGTTTACGCCGTCCACCAAGGCTGAAATCGGTGATCATGACATTAACATCGGCTTTGATGAAGCTGTGAATATTCTGGGAAAAGAGATTGCAGAAAAATTAAGGGACTTAAGCCTTGAGATTTATAACCGCGGTGCAGCCCTTGCCCTGGAAAAAGGGATTATCATAGCAGATACAAAATTCGAGTTCGGCCTGCTTGACGGTGAAATCATTCTCATTGATGAAATTCTGACTCCGGATTCATCCAGGTTCTGGCCTTTGGATGATTATGAACCCGGCAGGGGACAGAAAAGTTTTGACAAACAGACTGTCAGGGACTGGCTCACCAATTCAGGTTGGGGAAAAACCCCTCCCGGGCCCAAACTGCCCCAGGAAATCATTGATAATACCAGCAAAACCTACAAGGAAATCTTTACCCGCCTGACCGGAAAAAGCATCTGA
- a CDS encoding TolC family protein produces MSKIYVWVLALLLMVFEFASQGMCEPSYTLKQLCRMANENAETIQIAREYTYIAQQDKKRAQSVLIPGATIYGSYLNYKNDDYYTPDVNILGGKLTQSFTLNGRELIAYDVSKKNIEKAKFSEQAIRSDYIFQVAQAYIQALNSKRLVEVADAEVERLTTYRDSVSEKLTVGSVTKTALYRAQAELSKAKTDHIVALNNVQTAKAGIVRLTGVEDQFTMAPGELKEIDNYSVTFEQIKSHALENRYEIKEALKNIEVARQTVSYEKGEYWPRVELEGGYREKDITYDTETGTRGGYDTEEAYIQAQVAFTLYDGGLRRAQVRQAMARQRQAQQALSDEKKAVILESKQSFLEFNTAKSTLVNLADEVKSAQENFNAVQMQFKYGMADSIDIMDANTLLVDAQRRISNARSSYYLSILKIIYTQGDILGYLLNEK; encoded by the coding sequence ATGAGCAAGATTTATGTCTGGGTTCTGGCTTTATTGTTAATGGTTTTCGAATTTGCATCACAAGGCATGTGCGAACCGTCATACACCCTGAAACAATTGTGCCGGATGGCCAATGAAAATGCAGAAACCATCCAGATTGCCCGGGAATATACATATATTGCCCAGCAGGATAAAAAGCGGGCCCAGTCCGTGCTCATTCCAGGAGCCACCATATACGGCAGTTATCTGAATTATAAAAACGACGATTATTATACCCCGGATGTCAATATCCTGGGGGGCAAACTCACCCAGTCGTTTACCCTGAACGGCAGGGAACTGATCGCCTATGACGTCAGCAAGAAAAATATTGAAAAGGCAAAGTTTTCAGAACAGGCCATTAGAAGCGATTACATCTTTCAGGTGGCCCAGGCCTATATCCAGGCGCTGAATTCAAAACGTCTGGTTGAAGTGGCAGATGCCGAAGTTGAACGGTTGACCACATACCGGGATTCGGTGAGTGAAAAGCTCACTGTGGGCAGTGTGACAAAAACAGCTCTGTACAGGGCCCAGGCGGAGTTGTCAAAGGCTAAAACAGATCACATTGTTGCACTTAATAATGTTCAGACAGCCAAGGCCGGTATTGTCCGGCTCACGGGTGTCGAAGACCAGTTCACCATGGCACCGGGTGAGCTCAAAGAGATTGATAATTATTCAGTCACCTTTGAACAGATAAAATCCCACGCCCTTGAAAACCGTTATGAAATCAAGGAAGCCCTGAAAAATATTGAGGTTGCCCGGCAGACCGTTTCCTATGAAAAGGGTGAATACTGGCCCCGGGTTGAGCTTGAAGGCGGTTATCGGGAAAAAGATATCACATATGACACCGAAACCGGGACCCGGGGCGGGTATGATACCGAAGAGGCATATATCCAGGCCCAGGTGGCATTTACCCTGTATGACGGCGGGTTGCGGCGGGCCCAGGTGCGCCAGGCCATGGCACGGCAGCGCCAGGCACAGCAGGCCCTGTCCGATGAAAAAAAAGCGGTTATACTTGAATCAAAGCAGTCTTTTCTGGAATTCAATACCGCAAAATCAACCCTGGTCAACCTTGCGGATGAAGTCAAATCTGCCCAGGAAAATTTCAATGCCGTTCAGATGCAGTTTAAATACGGTATGGCTGACAGTATTGATATCATGGATGCCAATACCCTGCTTGTGGATGCCCAGCGGCGAATATCCAATGCCCGATCCTCGTATTATCTATCCATTTTGAAAATTATTTACACCCAGGGAGATATCCTGGGTTATTTGCTAAACGAAAAATAA
- a CDS encoding hotdog domain-containing protein, producing the protein MNIITHQLIDNELCGKPVMVENGKSQVEYTTTSRMAADESGLVHGGFIFGLADYAAMLAVNHPNVVLGGADVKFLKPVKAGESVHALASVESVSGKKQMVSVTVSRGEEVVFKGDFACFVLEKHVLG; encoded by the coding sequence ATGAATATAATAACCCATCAGTTAATAGATAATGAACTGTGCGGCAAACCGGTCATGGTGGAAAACGGCAAAAGCCAAGTGGAATACACAACTACGTCGAGAATGGCGGCAGACGAGTCAGGTCTGGTTCATGGCGGATTTATTTTCGGACTTGCCGACTATGCGGCCATGCTTGCCGTGAATCACCCCAATGTTGTTCTTGGCGGGGCAGATGTTAAATTCTTAAAACCCGTTAAGGCAGGGGAATCTGTCCATGCCCTGGCCAGTGTAGAATCCGTGTCTGGTAAAAAACAGATGGTCAGCGTGACGGTCAGCCGTGGCGAAGAGGTGGTGTTCAAAGGGGATTTTGCCTGCTTTGTCCTGGAAAAACATGTTCTTGGATAA
- a CDS encoding lipoate--protein ligase, with protein MRYYLNTGTDPAFNLAAEQYLLENASEDCFMLWRNHNTIVVGRNQNTLSQINPEFVEKHNIHVVRRITGGGAVYHDLGNINFTFIKVGGQAKRIDFSAYTRPILDYLNGRSVPAVLDGRNDLIVDGLKISGNAQHIHKNRVLHHGTLLFDVNLEMLATSLLVDPEKYRDKAVQSIRSRVCNIRNYLLDRPNVEQFMDDLGRHMHNAHHAVMTQFNEDDLKQINRLAGERYRQWHWNFGDSPAYNFSKSTRTPGGTIDIRMQVKDGVIQGIRIFGDFFGIDPVSDIEVLLTGCRHDSESIKNILEAVDLERHIKDVTIDHLIHSMF; from the coding sequence ATGCGTTATTATTTAAATACAGGAACAGATCCGGCCTTTAATCTTGCCGCCGAACAATATTTACTGGAAAATGCAAGTGAAGATTGTTTCATGCTCTGGCGCAATCATAATACCATTGTTGTCGGCAGAAACCAGAACACATTATCCCAGATCAATCCTGAATTTGTTGAAAAACACAATATTCACGTGGTTCGACGAATCACAGGCGGCGGCGCTGTCTACCATGACCTGGGCAATATCAATTTCACGTTCATCAAGGTGGGGGGACAGGCAAAACGAATAGACTTTTCCGCCTATACCCGTCCGATCCTTGACTATCTCAATGGGCGGTCAGTCCCTGCCGTACTTGACGGCCGCAATGATCTGATCGTGGATGGGCTTAAAATTTCCGGAAATGCCCAGCATATTCACAAGAACCGGGTACTGCATCACGGCACCCTGCTTTTTGATGTTAACCTGGAAATGTTGGCCACATCCTTGTTGGTGGACCCTGAGAAATACAGGGACAAGGCCGTGCAGTCCATCCGAAGCAGGGTTTGCAATATCAGGAATTATCTATTGGACAGGCCAAATGTTGAACAATTTATGGATGATCTTGGCCGGCATATGCACAACGCCCATCATGCCGTTATGACACAGTTCAATGAAGATGATCTCAAACAGATTAACCGCCTTGCCGGGGAAAGATACCGGCAGTGGCATTGGAATTTTGGAGACTCTCCTGCATATAACTTTTCAAAATCCACCCGGACCCCCGGCGGCACCATTGACATTCGAATGCAGGTAAAAGACGGTGTGATCCAGGGGATACGCATTTTCGGAGACTTTTTCGGCATTGATCCTGTCAGCGATATAGAGGTCCTGCTTACGGGCTGCCGCCATGATTCCGAATCTATCAAAAATATATTAGAGGCCGTTGATTTGGAACGACATATTAAAGATGTGACCATTGATCATCTGATCCATTCCATGTTTTAA
- the aroL gene encoding shikimate kinase AroL codes for MRPIFLIGYRCTGKTSTGTYLAKLLNKNFLDTDLVLESTWGTTIAQMVDRHGWPYFRAKETETLMNLDLENAPVVATGGGIILAEENRQFLIKNGVVVYLYATASVLTDRIRKDKKNTERRPDLTRDSLSLETQKMLEIRNPLYQALAAISIDTEKFSSQAAALRIIEELGPQYRST; via the coding sequence ATGCGTCCCATTTTTCTTATCGGATACCGGTGTACGGGCAAAACCAGTACAGGAACGTATCTGGCCAAGCTTTTGAACAAAAATTTTCTGGATACGGATCTGGTTTTGGAATCCACTTGGGGCACAACCATTGCCCAGATGGTGGATCGGCATGGCTGGCCCTATTTCAGGGCAAAAGAGACTGAAACCCTGATGAATCTGGATCTTGAAAACGCTCCTGTGGTGGCCACGGGCGGCGGTATCATTCTTGCCGAAGAAAACAGGCAGTTTTTAATAAAAAACGGGGTTGTTGTATATCTTTATGCCACGGCCTCTGTTCTGACGGACAGGATCCGCAAAGATAAAAAAAACACCGAGCGCAGACCCGATCTTACCCGGGACAGCCTTTCCCTTGAAACCCAGAAGATGCTTGAAATCAGAAACCCCTTGTACCAGGCACTTGCCGCCATATCCATCGACACAGAGAAATTTTCTTCTCAAGCTGCAGCACTTCGAATCATAGAGGAACTTGGCCCGCAATACAGGAGTACCTGA